From the genome of Methanofastidiosum sp.:
TTCTTCAAATTTTTTAATAACCTGTGAAAGTCTTATAATCTCTGGTCTTGTTCCAACTACTGTCATTACTTTTAGTTTCTTCATATATTAAACCTCCAAATAATATGTATCTGGTTTTTCTGGATCAAAAGGTTCATTTGCCCACATTATTGTTACCATGTCTGTTTCACCAAGATTTTCAATGTTGTGGGTATAACCTGGTGGTATATCTATAACTTCTAATTTATCTCCACTGACATAATACTCAATAATTTCATCAGAATCAATTTTTCTAAAACGAATAACGCCTTTTCCACTTACTACAAGAAACTTTTCATTTTTTGTATTATGCCAATGATTTCCCTTTGTAACTCCTGGTTTTGATATATTTACTGAAACTTGCCCTCTATCCAAAGTCTTTATAAACTCTGTAAAAGAACCTCTGCTGTCTACATTCATTTTAAGCTCATAACTAAATTTGTCTTTAGGTAAATAGCTTAAGTATGTACTATATAACTTCTTTGTAAACTCATCAGACATGTTTGGTATAGAACGTTCTTCTCTACTCCTCTTAAATGAATAAATTAAGTCAACAATCTCCCCAAGGGTAATTGTATGAACAATTGGAACTTCACAAAAATCTCCCGCTCTATTTTCATTCCCACTTAAAGCTCTTATAAATTCTTCTACTACATCATCTATATATACAAGATTCATCACTACACTTGGATCATTCACAGTAATAAGTAAATCATGAGCTATATTATGACAAAATGTTGCTATAGCACTGTTATAATTTGGCCTGCACCATTTACCAAAAACATTAGGTAGACGATAAACAAATACTTTTACACCTGTTTCTTTACCGTAAGAGAAAACTAAATCTTCTCCTGCTTTTTTACTTCTACCATAGGGGTTATCCCTTTCAGCTTGTATAGAAGATGTAATGAGTATTGGGGCTTTGTTATTGTGTTTTTTAAGTAATTCTAATAACTCAGAAGTAAATCCAAAATTCCCTTCCATCAATTCTTCTTCATTTTTGGGACGATTTACACCCGCTAAATGAAAAACAAATTCACATTCTTTTGTATACTTGTCTAAAAGGCACTTATCAGTATCTCTATTAGATTCATAAATATTTTCATATCCTCTATTCTTTAATTCAGCTACAAGGTTTTTACCTATAAAACCTCTTGAGCCTGTAACTAATATTTTCATTTTAGTTTCAACCTTTCAATTTATATTTTATTAGATTATTTAAAAGAAGCTGCAACTTCTTGAGCACTATAACCATCTTGCAACTCTCGTTTTATATAATCTAATGTTAGTAACTTTTCTTTTATTTGTTCAACATTCAAAATTTCTGTGTTATGAGAGTTGTATTCTTTGTATTCTGATAACTTTTTATTACCCTCAACAAAATACTTGTCATAGTTTAAGTCACGGTTATCGGCAGGTACTCTGAAAAATCCTCCTAAATCTTCAGCTACTAAATACTCTTCTTTAGTAAGTAGAGTCTCATAGAGTTTTTCACCATGTCTAGTACCAATTATTTTTATTTCATTGTCTGCATTAAAGATTTCTTTTATAGCTTGAGCAAGATCACCTATCTTAGTAGATGGAGCTTTTTGAACCATAATATCTCCTGCTTTAGCGTTTTTAAAAGCATATATTACTAGTTCTACTGCTTCATCAATACTCATTAAAAATCTAGTCATATTCGGGTCTGTAACTGTTAAAGGTTGCCCGCTCTTAATTTGTTGAACAAAAAGTGGTATAACAGAACCCCTTGAAGCCATAACATTACCATAACGTGTTCCACAAATAAGTGTTTTATCCGGTGATACTGTTCTTGATTTTGCTATAAATACTTTTTCCATCATTGCTTTAGAAATACCCATAGCATTTATTGGGTAGGCTGCTTTATCTGTTGATAGACAAATTACTTTTTTTACTCCTACTTCTATAGCCGCAGTAAGTACATTATCTGTGCCTATTATATTTGTCTTTACTGCTTCCATCGGAAAGAACTCACACGATGGAACTTGCTTTAATGCAGCTGCATGAAAAACATAATCTACTCCATACATTGCATTTTTTATGCTTGATAGGTCTCTAACATCCCCTATGTAAAACTTAATTTTATCGTTCTTATAAAATTTTCTCATATCATCTTGCTTTTTTTCATCACGGGAGAAAACTCTGATTTCACCTATTTCAGTATTTAGAAATCTTTTTAGAACAGCGTTACCAAAAGTCCCTGTTCCTCCTGTTATTAATATTGTTTTGTTTTTAAACATTTTCACACCTCTTTGTTATAAATAATATTTTAAAATTATTACGTATCATTATTCATTAAGAGCTTTTAATAATAATTCTCTATGTGCTTCACATTCAATAATATTTCTAATACAAGCAAGTTTTCTTTTATTAAATAAACTATTGATTAGTTTTCCATGCAAAATTTTCTTATCTATTCCTCTCAACCATCTCGGAAACCCAGATATTTGACTTAGATAAAAATTTCGATTTTCTAAAGCAAGTTTTCTATATTGTTGCTCAACAAACTCCTCATCTCTAATTTTAATTGATCTTTCTTCTAATTCATTTAATATTTTTTCCCTCTGACCATCATTTGCAATAACTATGC
Proteins encoded in this window:
- a CDS encoding capsular polysaccharide biosynthesis protein CapF, coding for MKILVTGSRGFIGKNLVAELKNRGYENIYESNRDTDKCLLDKYTKECEFVFHLAGVNRPKNEEELMEGNFGFTSELLELLKKHNNKAPILITSSIQAERDNPYGRSKKAGEDLVFSYGKETGVKVFVYRLPNVFGKWCRPNYNSAIATFCHNIAHDLLITVNDPSVVMNLVYIDDVVEEFIRALSGNENRAGDFCEVPIVHTITLGEIVDLIYSFKRSREERSIPNMSDEFTKKLYSTYLSYLPKDKFSYELKMNVDSRGSFTEFIKTLDRGQVSVNISKPGVTKGNHWHNTKNEKFLVVSGKGVIRFRKIDSDEIIEYYVSGDKLEVIDIPPGYTHNIENLGETDMVTIMWANEPFDPEKPDTYYLEV
- a CDS encoding polysaccharide biosynthesis protein, which translates into the protein MFKNKTILITGGTGTFGNAVLKRFLNTEIGEIRVFSRDEKKQDDMRKFYKNDKIKFYIGDVRDLSSIKNAMYGVDYVFHAAALKQVPSCEFFPMEAVKTNIIGTDNVLTAAIEVGVKKVICLSTDKAAYPINAMGISKAMMEKVFIAKSRTVSPDKTLICGTRYGNVMASRGSVIPLFVQQIKSGQPLTVTDPNMTRFLMSIDEAVELVIYAFKNAKAGDIMVQKAPSTKIGDLAQAIKEIFNADNEIKIIGTRHGEKLYETLLTKEEYLVAEDLGGFFRVPADNRDLNYDKYFVEGNKKLSEYKEYNSHNTEILNVEQIKEKLLTLDYIKRELQDGYSAQEVAASFK